The following proteins are co-located in the Paludibaculum fermentans genome:
- a CDS encoding FtsW/RodA/SpoVE family cell cycle protein, translated as MSTCIRTDWKLFGATMLILLFGLMMVYSASSVVAEVNYNKQTWEFAARQLVAALIGVSAMLVLKRMDYRKLQHPLWILIPLGITIMLLVGVIVADPRAHRWYRLPGLGQFQPSEIAKPVLILFLAWFVSRQGDIINSRYTIIPTALVVGGLTLLIGYGDLGTAAIILAPAVIIFYVAGIERRYFYLTLCLVALLGVGFIIQKPYRLIRVTSFFGLTEEVINTNPRYHWLAVRLASTKAARDADHQPRQSKLAVGSGGLTGVGLGQSNQKLGFLPEAHTDFIFGVVGEETGLVGCLLLLSGYLYVFWRGLRLFWLTPDPFGRYIALGCVSVLTVQALCNMSVVLDMAPTKGIPLPLISYGGTALICTLATIGLLMSVGDRATAE; from the coding sequence ATGTCCACCTGCATCCGAACCGATTGGAAGTTGTTTGGCGCAACGATGCTGATTCTGCTGTTCGGCCTCATGATGGTCTACAGTGCATCTTCGGTAGTGGCCGAGGTGAACTACAACAAGCAGACCTGGGAGTTTGCGGCACGGCAACTGGTGGCCGCGCTCATCGGCGTGTCGGCCATGCTGGTGTTGAAGCGGATGGATTACCGGAAACTGCAGCACCCTCTCTGGATCCTGATTCCCCTGGGCATCACCATCATGCTGCTGGTTGGAGTAATTGTCGCCGATCCGAGGGCGCACCGCTGGTACAGGCTTCCCGGGCTGGGCCAGTTCCAGCCAAGTGAGATCGCGAAGCCGGTGCTGATCCTGTTTCTCGCCTGGTTTGTCTCGCGTCAAGGCGACATCATCAATAGCCGCTACACGATCATCCCAACGGCTCTCGTAGTCGGCGGGCTGACACTTCTGATCGGCTACGGCGACCTAGGCACAGCGGCCATCATCCTGGCGCCGGCTGTGATCATCTTCTACGTAGCCGGCATCGAGCGCCGCTACTTCTACCTCACACTTTGCCTTGTGGCCCTGCTGGGCGTCGGCTTCATCATCCAGAAGCCTTACCGGCTGATTCGCGTGACCTCCTTCTTCGGCCTGACGGAAGAGGTGATCAACACCAATCCGCGTTACCACTGGCTGGCGGTAAGGCTGGCCTCCACGAAGGCGGCTCGCGATGCGGATCACCAGCCCCGGCAGTCCAAGCTTGCGGTCGGCAGCGGCGGTCTGACCGGAGTAGGGCTGGGTCAATCGAATCAGAAGCTCGGCTTCCTTCCCGAAGCGCACACTGACTTCATCTTTGGTGTAGTGGGCGAGGAAACGGGGCTGGTGGGCTGCCTGTTGCTCTTATCCGGTTACCTATACGTCTTCTGGCGCGGCCTGCGTCTTTTCTGGCTCACACCGGATCCCTTCGGGCGCTACATCGCCCTCGGTTGTGTGTCGGTGTTGACGGTGCAGGCCCTGTGCAACATGAGTGTGGTCCTGGACATGGCGCCGACAAAGGGCATCCCGCTGCCGTTGATCAGTTACGGCGGCACGGCGCTGATCTGCACGCTGGCCACCATCGGCCTGTTGATGAGCGTGGGCGACCGAGCGACGGCGGAATAG
- the murG gene encoding undecaprenyldiphospho-muramoylpentapeptide beta-N-acetylglucosaminyltransferase, giving the protein MTGGGTGGHVIPAVAVASELRRLGHDAMFIGTRRGLEATIVPRAGFDIEWIEIGGLQRVGVWQTLKTIAQLPLSIWKSWRILKSRRAAAVFSMGGYVAAPVMLAASLSGTPVVVMEPNAMPGLVSRKLAGTVHRALIGFEESKKYFPQGRTEITGLPVRQEFFDIQPREPGEVFSVLVTGGSRGSRALNRAARESWPLFRNSGRRVRFVLQCGADEHHALAKEFNEYGLEGEVIPFIHDMAAAYSAADLVVSRSGAGAVNELTAAGRPAVLVPFPAAADDHQRHNAEALERACAARVVLENAWTGKCLFETVIGLMDHPEDLSALSRAARGLRRPGAALRAAEVLVEAGRKRQKDGESHSN; this is encoded by the coding sequence ATGACAGGCGGAGGTACGGGCGGCCACGTGATTCCAGCCGTGGCAGTAGCGTCCGAACTGCGCCGCCTGGGCCACGACGCGATGTTTATCGGGACGAGGCGTGGCCTGGAAGCGACAATTGTGCCGCGGGCGGGCTTCGACATTGAGTGGATCGAGATCGGCGGCCTGCAGCGTGTCGGCGTTTGGCAGACGCTTAAGACCATCGCGCAACTGCCGCTCAGCATCTGGAAGAGCTGGCGGATTCTAAAATCGCGCCGCGCGGCAGCGGTCTTCTCGATGGGCGGCTATGTGGCCGCACCGGTCATGCTCGCGGCAAGCCTGAGTGGGACGCCAGTGGTCGTGATGGAGCCGAATGCCATGCCGGGCCTGGTCTCGCGCAAGCTGGCCGGCACCGTGCACCGGGCGTTGATCGGCTTCGAGGAATCGAAGAAGTACTTCCCCCAGGGGCGGACGGAAATCACGGGCCTGCCAGTGCGGCAGGAGTTCTTCGACATCCAGCCACGCGAACCGGGCGAGGTCTTCAGCGTATTGGTGACAGGCGGCAGCCGCGGATCCCGCGCGCTGAACCGAGCAGCGAGGGAGAGCTGGCCTCTGTTTCGGAACAGCGGCCGCAGGGTGCGATTCGTGTTGCAGTGCGGCGCGGACGAGCACCACGCACTCGCCAAAGAGTTCAATGAATATGGCTTGGAGGGCGAGGTGATCCCCTTCATTCACGACATGGCGGCAGCGTACTCCGCGGCCGACCTGGTAGTCAGCCGCTCAGGAGCAGGCGCTGTGAATGAATTGACTGCGGCTGGCAGGCCGGCGGTGCTGGTTCCCTTCCCTGCCGCGGCCGACGACCACCAGAGGCACAACGCAGAAGCGTTGGAACGGGCCTGCGCCGCTCGTGTGGTGCTTGAGAATGCGTGGACAGGCAAGTGCCTGTTCGAAACGGTAATCGGGCTGATGGATCATCCCGAGGATCTGTCGGCGCTGTCGCGGGCTGCCCGCGGGCTTCGACGGCCGGGCGCGGCATTGCGGGCCGCGGAAGTCTTGGTGGAAGCCGGCCGCAAACGGCAAAAGGACGGGGAAAGCCACTCAAATTAG
- the murC gene encoding UDP-N-acetylmuramate--L-alanine ligase, producing MFSESQPLHFAGIGGIGMSGLAEIYHARGCTVTGSDVKLSAITARLERLGIRVCEGHAAANLPSNTAALIVTSALRPDNPEMVEARRRGLPVVLRGELLADLMSGRKGVAVGGSHGKTTTTSMLACIALEAGVDPTVFIGTLVPFLDGSNVRLGGDLMITECDESDGSFLELAPAYSIVTNIDREHLDHYGTFENAKQAFVRFANRVSFRGAAILCVDDPEVRSVLPAIRRRVVTYGISSDAHLRLSEVITGTAGSHFHLTVGGEALGTFELNVLGRHNVLNATAAIAAALELGIPLEQIRAGLAAYRGTGRRMELKGTERGITVMDDYGHHPTEVRATLAALRLTQPGRLVVLFQPHRYTRTKALMPEFASAFGDADVVRIVELYEASESPIEGVNSEALAKAVRQQGHPDCRFAGSLAQSVEAIAGELRAGDLVLTLGAGSVTQAGPMLLAKLRKESSDG from the coding sequence ATGTTTTCTGAATCTCAGCCCCTGCATTTTGCGGGTATCGGCGGCATCGGCATGAGCGGGCTGGCCGAGATCTATCACGCCCGCGGGTGCACAGTCACCGGGTCGGACGTGAAGCTCTCCGCCATCACAGCGCGGCTGGAGCGGCTGGGGATTCGTGTGTGTGAAGGGCATGCGGCGGCGAACCTGCCCAGCAACACAGCGGCCCTGATCGTGACGTCCGCCCTGCGCCCGGACAATCCCGAGATGGTGGAAGCACGCAGGCGCGGCCTGCCCGTGGTATTGCGCGGAGAATTGCTGGCGGACCTGATGTCGGGCCGCAAGGGCGTGGCCGTCGGCGGGAGCCACGGCAAGACGACCACCACGTCGATGCTGGCCTGCATTGCCCTGGAAGCGGGGGTCGATCCCACGGTATTCATCGGAACACTCGTCCCCTTCCTCGACGGCTCCAATGTCCGCCTCGGCGGCGATCTCATGATCACCGAGTGTGATGAGAGTGACGGATCGTTTCTGGAACTGGCACCGGCCTACAGCATCGTCACCAACATCGACAGGGAGCATCTCGACCACTACGGCACGTTTGAGAATGCCAAACAGGCGTTCGTCCGGTTCGCCAACCGGGTTTCGTTCCGGGGCGCGGCGATCCTGTGCGTGGACGACCCCGAAGTACGCAGCGTGCTGCCGGCGATCCGGCGCAGGGTCGTTACGTATGGCATATCTTCCGACGCGCATCTCAGGCTATCAGAGGTGATCACCGGCACGGCCGGCAGCCACTTCCACCTCACAGTCGGCGGCGAAGCCCTCGGTACATTCGAGTTGAACGTCCTTGGCCGCCACAATGTACTCAATGCCACAGCGGCCATCGCCGCGGCATTGGAACTGGGCATTCCGCTGGAACAGATTCGAGCCGGCCTGGCGGCCTACCGGGGCACCGGACGGCGCATGGAGCTCAAAGGCACCGAGCGCGGCATTACTGTGATGGATGACTATGGCCACCATCCCACCGAAGTGCGGGCCACGCTGGCAGCCTTGCGGCTCACACAGCCGGGCCGCTTAGTCGTCTTGTTCCAGCCGCACCGGTACACGCGCACCAAGGCGTTGATGCCCGAGTTCGCTTCGGCTTTCGGCGATGCGGACGTGGTGCGGATCGTTGAGCTGTACGAGGCGAGCGAGTCGCCGATCGAGGGCGTGAATTCGGAGGCGCTGGCGAAAGCAGTACGGCAGCAGGGCCATCCGGATTGCCGGTTCGCAGGCTCGTTGGCGCAGTCTGTGGAGGCGATCGCAGGCGAGTTGAGAGCAGGTGATCTCGTGTTGACATTGGGCGCGGGCAGCGTCACACAGGCAGGGCCAATGCTCCTGGCCAAGCTGAGAAAGGAATCTTCCGATGGCTAG
- a CDS encoding cell division protein FtsQ/DivIB, whose product MARRKKQEEEIEEQKPASERNVVSRDTIRTALRFTFWTLSLVVSVFAVAWITLQGEQFLTNDPRFHLPARGASARDEGVEVRGLKNASKSAVMRVFENDRGRSLADVDPDRRRMQLRAVDWVRDASVRRIWPNHLDVEVTEREPVAFVQVASGFTGNFENPVTYKPMLIDADGVILRLRGSVPANLPLLTGVRVSEDVEVRRARVLRMMRMLDELRDFRDRIPEIDVSDPESIRITYQMQDQQVILILGNERFLERLNIFIRHYDGIRDRLPPRAILDVSLEGRITAIEPADGAHKK is encoded by the coding sequence ATGGCTAGACGGAAGAAACAGGAAGAAGAGATTGAGGAGCAGAAGCCTGCTTCCGAACGCAACGTCGTCTCGCGAGATACGATTCGTACCGCCCTGCGGTTTACGTTTTGGACCTTGTCGCTGGTCGTCAGCGTCTTTGCTGTCGCGTGGATTACCTTGCAGGGGGAGCAGTTCCTCACCAACGACCCGCGTTTCCACCTTCCAGCGCGCGGCGCCAGCGCCCGCGATGAAGGCGTGGAAGTGCGCGGATTGAAAAATGCATCCAAGAGCGCCGTCATGCGTGTCTTTGAAAACGACCGGGGCCGCAGTCTGGCCGACGTCGACCCGGATCGCCGCCGGATGCAGTTGCGGGCAGTGGACTGGGTGCGGGACGCCAGCGTGCGCCGCATCTGGCCGAACCACCTCGATGTGGAAGTGACCGAACGGGAACCGGTGGCCTTCGTGCAGGTCGCCTCCGGATTCACCGGCAATTTCGAAAATCCGGTCACCTACAAGCCCATGCTGATCGATGCCGACGGCGTCATCCTGCGCCTGCGCGGCAGCGTCCCCGCCAATCTGCCGCTGTTGACGGGCGTGCGCGTTAGCGAGGACGTGGAAGTGCGCCGGGCGCGGGTATTGCGGATGATGCGCATGCTGGATGAGCTTCGCGACTTCCGCGACCGCATCCCGGAGATCGACGTGAGCGACCCGGAGAGCATCCGCATCACCTACCAGATGCAGGACCAGCAGGTGATCCTGATTCTCGGCAACGAGCGGTTCCTGGAACGGCTGAACATCTTTATCCGCCACTATGACGGGATTCGCGACCGCTTGCCCCCCAGGGCAATTCTCGATGTGAGCCTGGAAGGCCGCATCACGGCGATCGAACCCGCGGACGGGGCCCACAAGAAATAA
- the ftsA gene encoding cell division protein FtsA yields the protein MSKKPQLAVGLDIGSAWTRVVVLSLVDNCLHYRGHSAVISRGWHRGQIADQSAVAETVRQAVQQAELSSGEQIGSVVVGVGGPSTRSQQGRGLYEFGHRRPIERGDLVYAVELAARARLDEDRFLLQVMPQDFTVDGRPPIPHPLNIECQRLEAHALLITTSMQEHQALISAVHQAHLRVEETVFEAMAASYASILPEERAGGVALVDIGAHSTHIVYYDGDALLYAMGIPISGDHFTRDLGELKALSFDEAERVKFAHGCALLGLTADNIVIELPAETGRPGREINRRDLIEILEARAVQLFDIVERCRIRYARETPLREGVVLCGGGSQLEGMVEVTEKVLGCPARLGFPRGIIDWPEDLSSSVWTTSAGLAMYSARLQTRKDKKGGGPSIWSLFTGK from the coding sequence GTGTCAAAGAAACCACAACTCGCCGTCGGACTCGACATTGGCAGCGCCTGGACGCGCGTCGTCGTGCTGTCTCTCGTCGACAATTGCCTGCACTACCGCGGGCATTCGGCGGTCATTTCGCGCGGCTGGCATCGCGGCCAGATTGCCGATCAGTCGGCCGTAGCGGAAACAGTTCGGCAGGCGGTGCAGCAGGCCGAACTCAGTTCCGGAGAGCAGATCGGCTCCGTCGTGGTGGGCGTCGGCGGCCCGTCGACCCGCTCGCAGCAGGGCCGCGGGTTGTACGAATTCGGCCACCGCAGGCCAATTGAAAGAGGAGATCTCGTTTACGCCGTGGAACTGGCGGCCCGGGCGCGTCTCGACGAGGACCGCTTCCTGTTGCAGGTGATGCCGCAGGACTTCACCGTGGACGGACGACCGCCCATCCCCCATCCGCTCAACATTGAGTGCCAACGGCTGGAAGCCCACGCGTTGCTGATCACCACCTCGATGCAGGAACACCAGGCACTGATCAGTGCTGTGCATCAGGCGCATCTGCGGGTGGAAGAGACTGTATTCGAGGCAATGGCGGCCTCCTACGCCAGCATCCTGCCCGAAGAGCGCGCGGGCGGGGTTGCCCTGGTGGATATCGGGGCCCACTCCACACACATCGTGTACTATGATGGCGATGCCCTGCTGTACGCGATGGGCATTCCGATCTCGGGCGATCATTTCACACGCGACCTGGGCGAACTCAAGGCCCTATCGTTTGATGAGGCGGAGCGGGTGAAGTTCGCGCACGGCTGTGCCCTGCTAGGGCTGACGGCGGATAATATTGTCATAGAGCTGCCCGCCGAAACGGGCCGTCCTGGCCGGGAGATCAATCGCCGCGACCTGATCGAGATTCTGGAAGCGCGTGCCGTCCAGTTGTTCGATATCGTGGAACGTTGCCGCATACGCTATGCGCGGGAAACGCCGCTGCGCGAAGGGGTTGTCCTTTGCGGAGGCGGATCGCAGTTGGAAGGAATGGTAGAGGTGACCGAAAAGGTTCTGGGGTGCCCGGCGCGACTGGGATTCCCCCGGGGCATCATCGACTGGCCCGAAGATTTGTCCAGTTCAGTCTGGACTACTTCGGCCGGATTGGCCATGTACTCCGCCCGTTTGCAGACCCGCAAAGACAAAAAAGGCGGCGGGCCGAGCATCTGGAGCCTGTTTACGGGAAAATGA
- the ftsZ gene encoding cell division protein FtsZ gives MPDLDALKFEIQDETLGGTRIKVVGVGGGGSNAVNRMVASGVGGVEFFVMNTDAQALRTSKIVNKIALGTRITHGLGAGSDPEIGRQAALEDTDRIIEVLEGADMVFVAAGLGGGTGTGAAPVIAALAKELNALTIAVVTKPFSFEGPRRMNQAERGLAELHATVDCVISIPNDRLVDLVPAGTSFFEAFRMADDVLRQGVQGISDIITTPGLINRDFADVRAIMLGMGFAMMGTASAKGPNAAVEAAKAAIQCPLLEEGGLKGARAILLNITSSGNLSLHEMHDACKLIREATGNPDVQINFGLVPDDTLDDEVKITVIATGFQRENMQHVEPPHVSAVRSGAPKVLTPAAVPSSTLMPVTQQPFPSMQFPPGTEPMFTSVEMPGQEQYSDVTLDVEAEPETEAQPQAAEAELPPQLPPKPAPQGDDDAFSLDDLDTPAFLRRERKLFQ, from the coding sequence ATGCCTGACCTCGACGCTTTAAAATTCGAAATCCAAGACGAGACGCTCGGCGGCACGCGCATCAAAGTGGTCGGCGTGGGCGGCGGCGGGTCCAATGCCGTGAACCGTATGGTGGCCTCAGGTGTGGGCGGCGTCGAGTTCTTTGTCATGAACACAGACGCGCAGGCACTGCGTACATCCAAGATCGTCAACAAGATAGCGCTCGGCACACGCATCACCCACGGCCTGGGCGCGGGCTCCGATCCCGAGATCGGCCGTCAGGCTGCTCTGGAAGATACCGACAGAATCATCGAGGTTCTCGAAGGCGCCGACATGGTTTTTGTGGCGGCCGGACTGGGCGGCGGCACCGGCACCGGGGCGGCTCCTGTCATCGCAGCGCTCGCTAAAGAGTTGAATGCATTGACGATCGCCGTCGTCACCAAGCCGTTCAGTTTTGAAGGTCCACGGCGCATGAACCAGGCCGAACGCGGCCTGGCGGAACTCCACGCGACTGTCGACTGCGTCATCTCGATCCCCAACGACCGGCTGGTGGACCTTGTCCCGGCGGGAACCAGCTTCTTCGAAGCCTTCCGCATGGCCGACGACGTACTCCGCCAGGGCGTTCAGGGCATCAGCGATATCATCACGACACCCGGCCTGATCAACCGCGACTTTGCCGACGTCCGGGCCATCATGCTGGGCATGGGCTTTGCCATGATGGGCACGGCCTCGGCCAAAGGCCCGAACGCGGCCGTCGAAGCCGCCAAAGCCGCCATCCAGTGCCCGCTGCTGGAAGAGGGCGGACTCAAGGGCGCCCGCGCCATCCTGCTCAACATCACGTCTTCCGGCAACCTGTCGCTGCACGAGATGCACGACGCCTGCAAACTCATCCGGGAGGCCACCGGCAACCCAGACGTCCAGATTAACTTCGGGCTGGTTCCTGACGACACCCTGGATGATGAAGTGAAGATCACGGTGATCGCCACCGGCTTCCAGCGCGAGAATATGCAGCACGTGGAACCGCCGCATGTGTCCGCGGTCCGCAGCGGTGCCCCCAAGGTGCTCACCCCCGCGGCAGTGCCCAGCAGCACCCTGATGCCGGTCACGCAGCAGCCGTTCCCTTCCATGCAGTTCCCGCCCGGGACTGAGCCGATGTTCACTTCGGTGGAAATGCCGGGCCAGGAACAGTATTCCGACGTGACGCTCGATGTGGAAGCCGAGCCAGAGACCGAGGCGCAGCCTCAGGCCGCTGAAGCGGAACTGCCGCCCCAGTTGCCTCCGAAGCCGGCTCCGCAGGGCGACGACGACGCGTTTTCCCTGGATGATCTCGACACCCCCGCGTTCCTGAGGCGGGAGCGGAAGCTGTTCCAATAA
- the murA gene encoding UDP-N-acetylglucosamine 1-carboxyvinyltransferase, which yields MILRGGKPLSGEVALKGAKNALPKIMVAALLTAERCTLRNVSRIVDVAIVSDLITALGGEVTYTSPDVLEICAANLHPMERSVLKEFTGKSRIPILTCGPLLARFGEAPVPSLGGCRIGTRPVDFHIRALQDMGAQLHDESGNALLTCERLYGNKIRLDYPSVGATEQVILAAVRAEGVTELSNAAMEPEIMDLIMVLQKMGAVISVDVDRVITIIGVKVLRGFDHTPIPDRLEAASWASAAIATNGRIFVRNARQVDMMTFLNRYRQIGGDFRVTNEGIEFWRAGAKLRSSALETDVHPGFTTDYQQPFVIALTQAEGVSIVHETVYEQRFGYIDALNRMGAQIQLYRECLGGLRCRFGQRNYKHSAVIVGPTPLRGAEINIPDLRAGFSYVIAALVAEGESTLSNTGLIERGYEDLVGKLLRLGAQIVDA from the coding sequence ATGATACTACGCGGAGGCAAGCCTCTCTCGGGAGAGGTGGCTCTCAAAGGCGCCAAGAACGCCTTGCCCAAGATCATGGTTGCGGCTTTGCTGACGGCAGAGCGGTGCACCTTGAGAAACGTCTCGCGCATCGTGGATGTGGCGATCGTCAGTGACCTCATCACCGCCCTGGGCGGCGAGGTCACCTACACTTCCCCCGATGTCCTCGAGATCTGCGCTGCCAACCTCCATCCCATGGAGCGCAGTGTCCTCAAGGAATTCACCGGCAAGAGCCGCATTCCCATCCTGACCTGCGGGCCCCTGCTGGCCCGTTTTGGCGAGGCGCCCGTTCCCTCTCTCGGCGGCTGCCGCATCGGGACCCGCCCGGTGGACTTCCACATCCGCGCCCTGCAGGACATGGGCGCCCAACTGCACGACGAGTCGGGCAACGCGCTGCTGACCTGCGAGCGGCTCTATGGCAACAAGATCCGCCTGGACTACCCCAGTGTCGGCGCGACGGAGCAGGTGATTCTCGCCGCCGTGCGGGCCGAAGGCGTCACGGAGCTCTCCAACGCCGCCATGGAGCCCGAGATCATGGACCTGATCATGGTGCTCCAAAAGATGGGCGCTGTCATCAGCGTGGACGTCGACCGGGTCATAACCATCATCGGCGTGAAAGTTCTGCGGGGTTTTGACCACACCCCCATCCCCGACCGGCTTGAGGCCGCCTCCTGGGCTTCCGCCGCCATCGCCACCAACGGCCGAATCTTCGTCCGCAACGCGCGCCAGGTGGACATGATGACCTTCCTCAACCGCTACAGGCAAATCGGCGGTGATTTCCGGGTAACCAACGAGGGCATAGAATTCTGGCGAGCTGGCGCGAAACTGCGCTCTTCCGCCTTGGAGACCGACGTTCACCCCGGGTTCACGACCGATTATCAGCAGCCGTTCGTCATCGCTCTCACCCAGGCCGAAGGCGTTTCCATCGTTCATGAGACCGTCTACGAACAGCGCTTCGGCTATATTGATGCGCTCAACCGCATGGGCGCCCAGATCCAACTCTATCGGGAATGCCTGGGAGGCCTCCGCTGCCGCTTTGGGCAGCGCAACTACAAGCACAGCGCGGTGATCGTGGGGCCAACGCCGCTGCGCGGCGCCGAGATCAATATTCCTGACCTGCGCGCCGGTTTCAGCTATGTGATTGCGGCCTTGGTGGCGGAAGGCGAGTCGACGCTCTCCAATACGGGCCTGATCGAACGCGGCTACGAGGACCTCGTGGGCAAGCTGCTGCGGCTAGGAGCCCAGATCGTCGACGCCTGA
- a CDS encoding FkbM family methyltransferase, which produces MWIAEETVRELDRPGSRDELARVATRAARAASGEPIEILWDGMWIRRAEGISFPDPELFQTAQPRWDRWCHMATKYVCDADDYWFHVYKPKLGDVIVDIGAGRGEDVFAFSQKVGSEGHVWAIEAHPTNYRVLNRFCELNGLANVQTLNVACVDVPARLHIETLPVWESNFVRSGDATPTSFPVEGVTFDSLAAEMGLDHIDFLKMNIEGAERQALPGCRNAMMRTAHVCIAAHDFRAGRGEGEDFRTLGFVREFLTDCGFELITRDEDPRYYVPYHVHGVRRDASGVDDLGS; this is translated from the coding sequence ATGTGGATTGCTGAAGAGACGGTCCGCGAACTGGACCGGCCGGGGTCGAGAGACGAATTGGCACGTGTGGCGACCAGGGCCGCACGCGCCGCCAGCGGCGAGCCGATAGAGATCCTTTGGGACGGAATGTGGATTCGGCGGGCGGAAGGGATTTCATTCCCGGATCCCGAGCTATTCCAGACCGCACAGCCTCGCTGGGACCGCTGGTGTCACATGGCGACGAAATACGTGTGCGATGCTGACGACTATTGGTTTCACGTCTACAAGCCGAAGCTTGGCGATGTGATCGTCGACATCGGCGCCGGCCGCGGTGAGGATGTCTTCGCCTTTTCCCAGAAAGTGGGTTCAGAAGGGCATGTTTGGGCCATCGAGGCGCATCCGACGAACTACCGTGTTCTGAACCGGTTCTGTGAGCTGAATGGGTTGGCTAACGTTCAGACGCTCAATGTAGCCTGCGTGGATGTGCCCGCGCGGCTGCATATTGAGACCCTGCCCGTGTGGGAGTCCAACTTTGTGCGGAGCGGCGACGCGACGCCCACGAGTTTCCCGGTGGAGGGGGTGACGTTTGACAGCCTAGCCGCCGAGATGGGGCTCGACCACATCGACTTCCTCAAAATGAACATCGAGGGCGCGGAGCGTCAGGCGTTACCTGGTTGCCGGAACGCCATGATGCGAACCGCCCACGTGTGTATCGCCGCTCACGATTTCCGGGCGGGGCGAGGCGAGGGCGAAGATTTCCGCACGCTGGGCTTTGTGCGGGAGTTCCTGACGGACTGCGGATTTGAACTCATTACCAGGGACGAGGACCCACGCTATTACGTTCCTTACCACGTCCACGGCGTACGCCGGGATGCCTCAGGCGTCGACGATCTGGGCTCCTAG
- a CDS encoding aldo/keto reductase, producing the protein MRTLGRTGEKVSLLAFGAGSRWLAYKTPDKGLPALDRALKAGVTYVDSAASYGDGQSEQWVGEYLKSHKKNFFLVTKIGGDRSFDDTMRIVDRSLKNFGVSQVDLMHIHALGNEDDLAKIEGPNGQLKAMYQLREQKVARFIGITCHQNPQVLKAALEHNDFDSTQMALNIAQIGNAAPSDKAGQGQTGASGFESVAMPVALKKKMGLTAMKVFAQEKLLGKAAPEMLLRYAMSLPVTATTVGMPQLEHIDFNTNVAKNFKPLSSEEMNSLPKSVSAQMRASIDHFFADHVDC; encoded by the coding sequence ATGCGAACTCTAGGCCGCACCGGCGAGAAGGTCAGTTTGTTGGCGTTCGGGGCCGGCAGCCGCTGGCTGGCTTACAAGACTCCAGACAAAGGCCTGCCCGCCCTCGATCGTGCGCTTAAGGCCGGAGTGACATACGTCGACTCGGCTGCCAGCTATGGCGACGGGCAGAGCGAGCAATGGGTGGGTGAGTATCTCAAGTCCCACAAGAAGAACTTCTTCCTGGTCACCAAGATCGGCGGCGACCGGTCTTTCGACGACACAATGCGCATTGTCGATCGCTCGCTGAAGAATTTTGGAGTCAGCCAGGTGGACCTCATGCACATTCACGCATTGGGCAATGAAGACGACCTGGCAAAGATCGAAGGGCCGAACGGCCAGCTGAAGGCGATGTATCAGCTGCGCGAGCAGAAGGTTGCGCGCTTCATCGGTATCACCTGCCACCAGAATCCTCAGGTGCTGAAGGCTGCGCTGGAGCACAACGATTTCGATTCGACGCAGATGGCATTGAATATCGCCCAGATCGGGAACGCGGCGCCCTCGGACAAAGCGGGACAGGGGCAGACCGGCGCCTCCGGATTCGAATCCGTAGCGATGCCGGTGGCCCTGAAAAAGAAGATGGGCCTCACGGCGATGAAAGTGTTCGCCCAGGAGAAGCTGCTGGGTAAGGCGGCACCCGAGATGCTGTTGCGGTATGCGATGTCGCTGCCGGTAACCGCCACCACGGTGGGCATGCCCCAATTGGAGCACATCGACTTTAATACGAACGTGGCGAAGAACTTCAAGCCGCTCAGCTCCGAGGAGATGAACTCCCTGCCGAAGAGCGTCTCAGCCCAGATGAGGGCATCCATCGATCATTTCTTTGCAGATCATGTGGATTGCTGA
- a CDS encoding secondary thiamine-phosphate synthase enzyme YjbQ, giving the protein MRQAVQEFIVRTRGKGLYEFTSDVEAWVRSCSLRTGVLTLFCRHTSASLIIQENADPDVQADLIRYFERIVPEDNRLYVHTMEGADDMPAHIRSVLTGGQLTIPLIGGRLALGTWQGIYLFEHRTSSHHRSVAAHLLGE; this is encoded by the coding sequence ATGCGGCAGGCTGTACAGGAGTTCATCGTCCGCACGCGTGGCAAGGGTCTGTACGAATTCACATCGGATGTGGAAGCCTGGGTGCGGAGCTGCTCGCTCCGAACCGGCGTGCTGACTTTGTTCTGCCGCCATACTTCGGCGTCCCTGATCATTCAGGAGAACGCCGATCCGGATGTGCAGGCAGACTTGATCCGCTATTTCGAGCGGATTGTTCCTGAAGACAACCGCCTGTATGTACACACCATGGAGGGGGCCGACGATATGCCGGCCCACATCCGAAGTGTGCTGACGGGGGGCCAGCTCACAATTCCCCTGATCGGTGGCCGCCTGGCTTTGGGCACCTGGCAGGGGATTTACCTTTTCGAACACCGCACGTCGTCCCACCACCGCAGCGTGGCCGCTCACCTTCTGGGTGAGTAA